From the Colletotrichum lupini chromosome 1, complete sequence genome, the window ACAGTACTTCCAGGTCTGCACCTCTGGTACCTTAGCACTTCACCATACTGCAGCAGGACCTAGCACGAGCAGGACACCAGGAGAAAAGAAGAGGTGTGGGAGGTGTGAGCTCATCTCAACCTCCACAGCGGCCGCATGGTATCCGGGGCCTTGGCACGCCGTACCTCTTTGTCGGTCGTCAGGTACACCACACGCCAATTCGCGCTGTGGAGGGTACTGCCGAGCCCCGGCGCGACGACTCGAGACACGGTCGGGAGGTACCTGAGACACCCAAACCACCTTCCACCACCCAGCACCAGTCGCTTCTGAACGTGACGGCAGGCACGCAGGCACTCAGGCACAGCAAATGGCAATGGCAACCCAGCCAAAAAACATACACAGTACTCCGTAAGGTTCCTTCCTGCCTTTGAAATGAGAGAAAGAACACTGTCCAAAACAGCTCGAGGTGTGGCGTTATCCGGTCGGTGAAGTCAGCCACTTGGAAGCCGCCGTTGACCGCCCGTGGAGCGCCGCCCCTGTTTGATTCGCCAAGTCACGGGATGCTCGCCCCACCACGGCTTCAGCTGGCCGGCCTGTCCATGATCACCCCGCCGTTGATGTAGCACCAACACTGGCTATCCCGTCCTTTTCTCTTCTCTTCCACTGCCTGTAAAAGGTACAGTAGGGAAAGCTCACGTCACAGAGTGAAAGGAGGGATGAAAAGAGTTGCATGCTGACCTTGCTGGCTCAATTGATCATTTACACGTGTATGCCCTACCGACCGATGGTGGTGCACCGCAAGTGAGCCTGTACCGTTCACTAGTACCTCATAAACCAATTCTACTCACTTAGTGCACTGCACCGCGCTCCGCGCTCCCACCTCTCCGTAAGGTTAGGTACTTACTCTGTACTGTGTAGAGGTTGGCTCACTGGGCTGAAGGGCCTGAGGCGAGTCGGGGCCGCGTCCCGGGACACATCTCATCTCACATTCGAGCAGCCCTCCCGGCACGCCGGGTCAGATGGGCTGTCTAAAAATTCCAGACCGCCTCGCACGCTTGTCAGGTCGTCCGTCCTCATGACCTTTTCCACCCCCGGAGGACTCGCCGAAGGCGGGAAGGACCCTGAAACCGACATCGGTATCTGTCCGGTCAAACTGCACGTTTTGGCCGCCGTTGGAAGAAAAAAGTGCACCCGCATGCTTCTAAACATACGTCCATACCTTTTTGCGCGCGGGCTCTATTACTGTGCGTACCTATGTACGGGTACCCCTTGAGAGTCCTGACTCTTGCGCATACAAGTGACTGGTCCAAATTCATCGCGGCCCCAGGAATGACCTACACCAGACCCCACCCAGATCTAGTTCCGCGATGCATGTTCCAAGttttggtttttttttttaggggTCCTGTCACCTGGTCACTTTGGCCAGGGCAGGAGACCTCGGCATCCCAGCATCCAATCCTCTATTCATACGTACAGTTTGCAAAATATTGGTTGATAATGAGAGGAATTGGTGGCCTCTTGCTTGATACCAATTCGGCTCTCACGGAGCTGCTAAGTCACTTTACTGCTGACTAGCCAAAAAATTGTCAATGGCCCTCACGGGTATAACGCCGATGGAACTCGAGTGACGACTGACCAGCAAGGACCCAACGGCGATCCACGGGGAAGAAGTTACAATGTCACATTGGCCTGTTCATGAATTCCTTTCCTTTAGCTTTGCGCCTGTGCGACCAACCTGGGGAAGAGTCTTCAGCCTTTTTGCGTGAATCAAGAGTTGacaacttattactaaaagagtACGGAGTAATAGCGCAGCGACCAAATGGGACCCTTTTCACGCCCACCCCATCTAATTCAAACTCTCCAATTCCTGGGATCAATGGGTTTTTTCACACTTGCGGCTCAAGGCGTCTCTTGAACTGATACGGCCTTTTGCTTTCAAGTTCGTCCCTCTGACGAAGCCTCTACATCTCGGCGAATCAGTAGCCTCAACCAATCTCCAAATGAGGTAAAAGATACCTTTACTTGAACCCTCTTCCTACCCGATAGTTTCTCCTTTTGACTGTCACCCAAAGTCAGATCCAAGCAAGCTTGCTTCACGTGTTGTATCCGCATTCCTCTTTTGTTCTGTCCCCCGCCTCAAATTATATTACAATGATATCACTCGTGACTACCCCAACAAAGTCAATCCCAGTTTGCCAAACGCTCGGGGCCGCAACCCTCTTCCCGCGCAGTGTCAAAGACTTGCGACCGACATGGTACGATCTCATTCCTTGGCACCCTTCAAAGTTCCCTTTTGGAGGCTCCCATGGCTCAGCTGTGGTAATTGGGTCTCAGCTGTCCAGGCACAGCAATGGTGGCGGCCGTGGAGGTGATACTTTTGCGCCGTAGGGAACGAAGAGGTCAATAGAAGCCGCACCAAGAATACAATacctaataaatactcttcctTACCTGGCAGAAACTAAACCGGTTCGTTATCATAATCATAatcatcatcgtcgttgTCGTCTAGCGGAACCCGACGAGCCCAGTATGGATTCGTCTCAGCCATCGTCGCAATGCCCTCCTGCGCATCATCCAACATCTGCGCCGCCTTCGGCATTTCAACCCACGACGGCCGCGCGTAAATATACTTGACCTCCATCTCATCGACAGTGTACTCGGGACCATCGTACACCGCCCGCGCCAGCTCCCGGATCTGCCTCTTGAGCCGCACACCAGCGGCGACGCCGTCGCACGTTAGAGGAACCTTCTTTATATCAACGATGCAGTGCGGTCGTCCTTATGTGAATTGCTTGATATTTTGATGTACATGAGCCCCCTTCTAACAGGGGCATCTGACATCTGGTTTTGGCCTAGGCCTTCTATTCTATCCATCAATTTGGCCTTGGCATATACGTGCCATATAACCATAATGTTACATGTGTGGTATAGTACATATCTACAGAATTTCAATCGTTTCGAAAACCTCGTCGATGGTGGTTTTGTTTTCGTGCTTCGTGTTCTTCGGTTTCGTCTCCGCCGCCTGTTCAAGGCGATCCCATGCGGACAATTGACCCTGATTCTCTGAAAGAGTGTTGCTTTTACTCATGGTTTTCTGCGCCAGCTGTGCTTCTGACGCTTCCTCCAGCCGATTCCAAGCAGACCAGTCGACCTCTTCCTCCTGCGAGAAGGACGTTCCGGGCTGGTCTTCCGGAAGACCCTCGGGCACTGGCCAAACCAACTTCGTCGCTCTCCACATCCTGTACATCTGCGGAGAGCCCGAATCAATGCGAATGGTACTGGCGCTACCCGTTTTCACGCGCTGAACGTAGTCGCGCGCGCTTTTCAACAACCACTCCGTTTGGTGTACAGTGTGGGCTATTCGTGCGATATAAACTACACGTTTCTGCTCCTCGCTCGACACAATCGAGAACATGGGATCTTTCAGGAACGGTGCCACGCTGTTTGGCAAGCTGTGTTCCAAGCCGCAAATATCCAGTAGGCTCCGTATGCGCCGCGCAAGATATAGCTTGTCGTTCTCTCGAAAGAATGCACGCTTGATCAGCGCGGGGTTGCTTTTCAGTAGTTCCAAAAGCTTGGCTGCAGCTGTGCGATCTAGGGAGCGGGCGCAATAATCGAGCAGCTCGGAGGTCGTCCGCGAGCTAATCAGGAGGTCTGCCGTGATGCTCGCCGCAAATGCACCCACGGCAGCCCTCAGTCTGTCGAAAGCCAACATGCCTTCGATGATGGTGGCGAAGATTTTTTCATCAAAACGCGCCCTCTCGACGACGTAATGGGAGCCGACTGCGACATCTTTCGTTTTAGCCCAACCGTGAAGGGAGAAAAACTCCGCCACATCATCGTGCCTTTTTCTCCGGATTTTGACGCCTCGTTGGTCTTTGCCAGTCATGCGAGCGATGAAACCCGAAAAGTTGTCTGCGTCCTTTATCGTTCTGTAGTGATTCAGGATGCACACGAGGGTAAGCTGCGTGGGCTCAAGCTTGCCCTGGTAGAAAGAGAGGACCACTGCTGAAGCAAGGCGATGCATCCCAACTCTATCCAGGCCCGCAATAAGATGGTTGTATGTGTGGATGGTGAGGGATGAAGGCGATACGAGGAGATTGTGACATACACTGTAAATCGTATGTTGAAAGTTCTCAGGAGTCGAGGCGTCAAAAACACTCCTCAACGCCTTGTTCAGCTCCCGGCTCCACGTGTTCAGAGCCTCGTTGCTCAGTTCGCTTTCATCCCAGATGGGGAACTTCTTCCGTATCAGCTTGTCTACCTCGTCTCGCGCCGTTTGCATTCCTTCGCGTCCAACCATAGAATCGCCTGCGTCGAGAAATCTGTAGACCAAAGCTTTCGTTGCCACCGCTGCCGCCTTGGCTTGCCTCGGCGTCCGCGGTGCGCGGTGCTCAATAGGCATCCACTCTTCTGTCGCGAGCTTCTTAATCAAGGCTTCGTAATTGACCCCTCTGACTTCGTTCGAAGGACTCAGCTCGTATATCTTCCATAAACGGTCCACGTCGGCCTTTGTCGCAACAGTTCTCTGCCACCTATATGAGGGCCCGAGGGCGTCGAGAATCTTGCTGACTTCGGGGTTTTGTGGAACGTGATCTTGTAATGCGCCCGGATACCGGTTGCCAACGTCACCAGCAGGTGGTTTCTTAGGAGCTTTCTCCTTTGCTTTTTCGACAAGATTTGCCAGCTCGCTCGAGACCTCTTCAATTTGTCGGTCCAAATCCTTTCGCCGCCTGTCTTTCCTCCCTGCATCCAGCATCGCAGCCGTTCCCATTATCGATGTGTAGCACGCCGTGAAGATCTCGCTAAAGGTCGGTTTTCGTTGCGTCGAGCGCGTCGCCGACTGCCGTATCATGCCCCCGGAGGCATTAAAGCAGGCCTTGCAGCCGCATCGGTGCGCCTGGCCCGCTCTAGACCAGATTGCCTGCATTCTGACGGCATGCCGGCTATTGTGGCAGCCTCTCCGAGTCGAATTGATGCGTTGACGTGCGACGAGGCGTCGAGGGTGGTTGAAATGGTCGGTACGTTCCAGGCGCGGAAATTATCGTCTGATGCACAATTATTGACGATCGACTTAGCTTGGCCGAGATGACGGGTCCAATTGACAATGGCCGATTGAAAATGTAGATAGACGTTATGCGATTAGGTGACTATTGCGGCTAAAAGGTGTACTCGCTTATAGAAATGGCACAGCTGCCCCTCCATGAGGTAACCCCACCATGACTTTACAGCGACCCTCGATCAGTTTTAGGTGTGAGAAACAATCAAACAACCACAATCCGAACGGCACTGAGCTCAGAAGGAAAGCCAAACTCACAATGTTCGCCCTTTATCTCACAGCCGAGCTCAACGGGTAAGTTTTAATGGTTCCGAGGTCTTAGAACACGACATCTTACTCTCCACAGAGTCACGAATCTCCGCCCCGATGATAGCGAGAGTAACCCCTTCTGGTACACCTTCAAAGTTCAGTGCACATCCTGTCGCGAAGTTCATGACAAGACCGTCGGCGTCAACCGCTTTGTGAGTTTCTCCCCTGCTCATAAGGCTTTCGGACAGTCCACTCATCTGCTGCCCAATCCAGGACGAAAATGAAATGAGCGGCAGCAGAGGCGAGGCCAACTTCGTCTGGAAGTGCAAGAACTGCAAGCGCGAGTCTTCCGCTTCCGTAAAGGCCGCCCCAGCTTCGTATGAACAAGGCGAGCCCGCGAAGCAGCAAAAGATTCTCGAGTTCGACTGCCGTGGACTCGAGTTTACCGAGTTCATACCCGAAGGCGAGTGGCTCGCCGAGGGCATTGATTCAAACAGCAAGTTCTCTGCTATTGAGCTCACGGACGGCGAGTGGTATGACTACGACGAGAAGGCAGGAGAGGAAGTGAGTATCAAGGATCTAAAGTGGGAAGTCAAGCGTGCTTAAAGGGGTTTGATGAGGGTTCGGTTTACGGAGTACCCTAGTACATCGCGTGGCGTCTGGTGTGACTTTTGGGTTCAATGCGGTATGGCGGATGTGGGACAAAAGCAAACGGCATGAGACTTTTGGCATTCATAAGCCCTTTGGTCATTATCGAGACATATCGCCTGCATTAGCACGGACGAGGCAATGTTTACAGCACCCAACGTGTGGTCCAGCTTTCCTGGGTTCAGAATGTATGGGTATTGAACATCTCTATGCCTAATCTACAAGAAGGTCTTCCCCTGCCCTCTATTCCATGCATGACATCGTCAAATACGTCAAAAGTAACCAGCCCGTCCTCTCTCATCCCGACGTTCCTCTCCACGTTCTTCGAGGCCGAGCCAGCTTCGAGATTCTAATCTCGTTTCCTTTCCTTCGTGATCGTTCCGAGCAAACGAGCGAGTCACTCCTCATATTTTTGGATGCAAGCGAGCCAAAGACAAGCTGTTATCCGCGGAGTACTCAGTGCTCATGCCCAGAAATCACGATATAACCCAGGCAATGGGCCAGGCAAAAATCCAGACGTGGGTTATGCCATGTTCAAGCGTGTTGCTCTTGACAGCAAAAATGTTCCGTCTGCAGCAAAAGAAGAACTATCTCTCATCACTGTGCGTATTTTCGATGCACGACAGTGATGCCCGGGTGTTTAGCTCCCAAGACGGTTCTGTGTACTAAGACGAATGTAAGGCTCATCGTGATATTCGGAGCCTCGCCGCTTAATTCCGAGCGGCCGGTAGTTGGAGACGTGATTTTGGCAAGGACCACGTTGGAACCTCAGGACAAAACCCCGACGGTGTTCCAAACGCATCCCCAGCACAGTTCCGTCTCCCATGTACAGATCAGCGAGCCCAATCAGAGGAAGTAGTCGCCCGGTCCGCGGCGGTTGGCAGGGACATGGCGTTGTTCGTCGGGGACTGCCGAGAAAATGCTGAACTTGGGGTTCATATCCTTGTCGACGGTCATGATGGACGCAACATTACCGCAGCGGTAGCAGTAGTTCGGAGCCGACCACACGGTGACGACAGAGTTCTGCGGGAAGTGATACTATTTTGCGTTAGCATAAACCCAGTAATGCGGACTGACGATAGGCACTGACCTTGTAACCCTCATTGACAAGCTGGTGAGCTCTAGCGATGAGCTTAAGACCGTTCACGTGGTTGAACTCGGTTGCAACCTTGTCGCCAAAGAGCCAGCCGGCGCCGCGAGGGCTGATAGCCCAAGTCTCGACGTCTTCGGGGTCGGACCAAACAAGATCGCAGAAAGCGCCCTCGTGAGGGATCTCCTGCGCACGAGCAACGACGCGGATCTGGTCGATGGTGCGGATCTCTGGACTGAGACCACCATGGACGCAGAGAAGCTCTCCATCGACGATAGCAGCGAGAACGAGGAAGTCGAAGACATGGCAGCACGCCTTCCACACGGAAGCGTTGCCGTACTTTTGCTGGCACTCCTCGTAAAATCCGTACACCTGGGTGATTTGACGGGACTCGTGGTTGCCACGAACAAGGACGATTCTGTCGGGGTATCTGAGAAAGATTAGCATGATAGTGCAACTGACAGCAAAAGTTACCTACTTGGCCTTCAAGCACATGAGGAGAGTAAAAGTCTCCAGACTGAAGTAGCCACGATCGACGAAGTCGCCCAAGAAGATGAAGCGGGTATCGGCAGACTGCGATGTGGTGGAGACCTCAACGGCGGAGTCAGCTCGGGAAGTCGCGCTGGTATCAGCAGCCGCGGCGTCGTCCTCATCGTCTTCATCAGCAGGGGGGCTGCCAGCATTGCGAACCTTCTTTTTGAGCTTCGGGTTCGTAATCTCGGTAGGAGGCTCAATGTCCTCGGGGCTGATGACCGTGGTGGCAGTCTTGGGGGCCTCCACATTCGACTCGCCAGGCATTCCGCCCGCAACACGGAAGAGCTCCAGCAGATCGTAGAATTGGCCATGGATGTCACCGCAAATTGTGACCGGGGTGCACACAGGCTGAATATTGGATTCTAGTTTCCACAAGTCAGCACAAGGTTAGAGAAGAGAGGATTATAATATTCCTCACCCTCCATGAGCACCTCCTTTACAAGCTCGCACAGCTCTTTCATGGCGCGCTCGGGCAAGTAGTGACACTGCTTGGCTTCCTCCAGCCACTCGTCTAAGCCTGCATTGGGGGAGAGTTTGGCGGGGCCGGGTCGGGGGATGTGGCTCGCCATTTTTTCGAGTATTTGGGTATGCACCTGAGATGTTATCTCGATGTCGTACGGGTTGAAGTCTTCGGAAATGTTTGGATTGAACTCGGTGTAATACACAGCCAagtcgtcgtcgatatcgtCGGACTCGTAGTAGCTCGGATCGAAATCCTCTGGGAAATCGTCGAGATCAAGACTTCCGCCGCGGAGCGAAACGTGCGATGAATCGTTGGACTGTTGAATGGACCGACCAATCTGTGCGGTGCGGATACCGGGCTCCTCAGAGCGTTCGAGTTCCTCGTATTCGGTCGATGGCTCCTCCTGGATGGTCTCAGGGGGAGGTTGATTTTGATTCGGGCCAGGGAAAGCGAGAGAAGAGGCGTTCGACGGTGTTGAGAATGATGCAGACCTGGCACGGCGACGTGAGGGCGTTGGAAAAGGCTCCTGCTGATTCAAGGCGACCGGGTGTGACTGCAAAGGCGAAGGGTGCGGTGGAGCACTGTTCTGAGCGGGGAGCGTCGGAGGGGTATTATGGGCAGCACGGCTGGGTGCGGCTGCTGGGGACTGCTGGGCAGTGCTAGCAGGGGGGAGCTCTGGTAGAGGACGAGGGTTCTGTGAGTTCCAGGTGCTTTCGGGTAGTGAATTTTGCAAGAATGATTCGAGAGTCCGCTGGTCATGGGCTTTGCGACGCAGAACTCGCTGGTTGTACTCGTCGAGCGGGTTATCGAAACCTCCAACTACAACGGGACGGCCTGAATTGGGGTCTCTGAGTTGTCGGCGCGGCGGACTGTTAAGAGGGGGGAGGGTGGGGATGTAGCCAGAACGACCAGGGACTGGAATTCCACGACCGCGGACGGACGCTGGGGTAGCACGTTCAGATGCGACAGGCACCTGCTGAGGATCGGGAGGATGATGCGCTCCGAAGTTGATGGGAGTCGCGCCCGGTGGAACTGACGGAACTTGAAAAGATACTGCTGCGCTGCGGTTGCGAGCACGGTCACCAGTCGGTCTGCTCCGTCTGACAGTGTTGGTAAGCGGATTATTCTGATAGCTGTTTGCTCGCCGGATGGCCGCTTCGATCTCTTGCGCAGTCGGCTCTCTGTACTCAGAACTCGTCGCAGCTTCCCGTGGATGACTTCCTTCCGTAACTTGGGCAGGTGAAGCTATTTTCAACTGTTTGAAATCCGGAAAGGTCTCCGGGTAGACGTCGGTATCCTCGATTTCTTTGTCCTTGATGTTCGAGGTACCTCCTTCTTTCTCTT encodes:
- a CDS encoding pentatricopeptide repeat domain-containing protein gives rise to the protein MQAIWSRAGQAHRCGCKACFNASGGMIRQSATRSTQRKPTFSEIFTACYTSIMGTAAMLDAGRKDRRRKDLDRQIEEVSSELANLVEKAKEKAPKKPPAGDVGNRYPGALQDHVPQNPEVSKILDALGPSYRWQRTVATKADVDRLWKIYELSPSNEVRGVNYEALIKKLATEEWMPIEHRAPRTPRQAKAAAVATKALVYRFLDAGDSMVGREGMQTARDEVDKLIRKKFPIWDESELSNEALNTWSRELNKALRSVFDASTPENFQHTIYSVCHNLLVSPSSLTIHTYNHLIAGLDRVGMHRLASAVVLSFYQGKLEPTQLTLVCILNHYRTIKDADNFSGFIARMTGKDQRGVKIRRKRHDDVAEFFSLHGWAKTKDVAVGSHYVVERARFDEKIFATIIEGMLAFDRLRAAVGAFAASITADLLISSRTTSELLDYCARSLDRTAAAKLLELLKSNPALIKRAFFRENDKLYLARRIRSLLDICGLEHSLPNSVAPFLKDPMFSIVSSEEQKRVVYIARIAHTVHQTEWLLKSARDYVQRVKTGSASTIRIDSGSPQMYRMWRATKLVWPVPEGLPEDQPGTSFSQEEEVDWSAWNRLEEASEAQLAQKTMSKSNTLSENQGQLSAWDRLEQAAETKPKNTKHENKTTIDEVFETIEIL
- a CDS encoding calcineurin-like phosphoesterase → MAGQEKEGGTSNIKDKEIEDTDVYPETFPDFKQLKIASPAQVTEGSHPREAATSSEYREPTAQEIEAAIRRANSYQNNPLTNTVRRSRPTGDRARNRSAAVSFQVPSVPPGATPINFGAHHPPDPQQVPVASERATPASVRGRGIPVPGRSGYIPTLPPLNSPPRRQLRDPNSGRPVVVGGFDNPLDEYNQRVLRRKAHDQRTLESFLQNSLPESTWNSQNPRPLPELPPASTAQQSPAAAPSRAAHNTPPTLPAQNSAPPHPSPLQSHPVALNQQEPFPTPSRRRARSASFSTPSNASSLAFPGPNQNQPPPETIQEEPSTEYEELERSEEPGIRTAQIGRSIQQSNDSSHVSLRGGSLDLDDFPEDFDPSYYESDDIDDDLAVYYTEFNPNISEDFNPYDIEITSQVHTQILEKMASHIPRPGPAKLSPNAGLDEWLEEAKQCHYLPERAMKELCELVKEVLMEESNIQPVCTPVTICGDIHGQFYDLLELFRVAGGMPGESNVEAPKTATTVISPEDIEPPTEITNPKLKKKVRNAGSPPADEDDEDDAAAADTSATSRADSAVEVSTTSQSADTRFIFLGDFVDRGYFSLETFTLLMCLKAKYPDRIVLVRGNHESRQITQVYGFYEECQQKYGNASVWKACCHVFDFLVLAAIVDGELLCVHGGLSPEIRTIDQIRVVARAQEIPHEGAFCDLVWSDPEDVETWAISPRGAGWLFGDKVATEFNHVNGLKLIARAHQLVNEGYKYHFPQNSVVTVWSAPNYCYRCGNVASIMTVDKDMNPKFSIFSAVPDEQRHVPANRRGPGDYFL